One Dokdonia sp. Dokd-P16 genomic window carries:
- the rpsR gene encoding 30S ribosomal protein S18, whose protein sequence is MASLQQQAKGKKDGDIRYLTPLNIETNKAKKYCRFKKSGIKYIDYKDADWLAGFVNEQGKLLPRRLTGTSLKYQRKVSVAVKRARHLALMPYVTDLYK, encoded by the coding sequence ATGGCATCTTTACAACAACAAGCAAAAGGAAAGAAGGACGGAGATATCAGATATCTTACGCCTCTTAACATTGAGACTAACAAAGCAAAGAAGTACTGTCGTTTTAAGAAATCTGGTATCAAGTATATCGATTACAAAGATGCAGACTGGCTAGCAGGTTTTGTAAACGAGCAAGGTAAATTGTTACCTCGTCGTCTTACAGGAACTTCTTTAAAGTACCAACGTAAAGTGTCTGTAGCAGTAAAACGCGCACGTCACCTTGCATTGATGCCTTATGTAACTGATTTATACAAATAG
- the rpsF gene encoding 30S ribosomal protein S6, whose protein sequence is MNHYETVFILNPVLSDDQIKETVKKYEGLLKEKGAKMISKEDWGLKKLAYPIQNKKSGFYHLLEFTVDGQAINDYELAFRRDERVMRYLTVTLDKHAISWAERRREKLKKQKA, encoded by the coding sequence ATGAACCATTACGAAACTGTTTTCATCTTGAATCCCGTTTTATCTGATGATCAGATAAAGGAAACAGTAAAGAAGTACGAAGGTCTTCTTAAAGAAAAGGGCGCTAAGATGATTAGTAAAGAGGATTGGGGCTTAAAAAAGCTTGCATATCCTATCCAAAACAAGAAAAGCGGTTTTTACCACTTACTTGAATTTACTGTTGATGGACAAGCTATCAATGATTACGAACTAGCTTTTCGCCGTGACGAACGTGTGATGCGTTACCTTACGGTAACACTTGATAAGCACGCGATCTCGTGGGCTGAAAGAAGACGTGAAAAACTAAAAAAGCAAAAAGCGTAA
- a CDS encoding LytR/AlgR family response regulator transcription factor: MEGVLLDCAVVDDSSLQRLAIVKMINDHPNLRLVAEYNNAIETKNGLIETKVDRLFLDIEMPILSGFDLLDDLIHKPQIIFVTGKTKYAYKAFNYNAIDYLRKPLTKDRFTNAVYKAISLHKLKTEGAVEDDDYIFVKSNLKKKKVMLNELKYITALGDYVKLVTVHDPIVVLATMKSFVAQLPPERFMRIHKSYIINIDKVDKYNSRNIEIDGEKIPLSRHKKSELIDALSA, from the coding sequence GTGGAAGGAGTACTATTAGACTGCGCAGTTGTAGATGATTCAAGTTTACAACGTCTAGCTATCGTAAAGATGATTAATGATCACCCTAATTTACGATTAGTTGCCGAATATAATAACGCCATAGAAACTAAAAATGGCCTTATCGAGACTAAAGTAGACCGTCTTTTTCTCGATATAGAAATGCCTATCCTATCTGGATTTGACTTACTTGATGATCTTATCCATAAGCCACAGATTATTTTTGTAACAGGTAAAACAAAATACGCTTACAAAGCTTTCAATTATAACGCAATCGATTACTTACGTAAGCCTCTTACTAAGGATCGCTTTACAAATGCTGTTTACAAAGCCATAAGTCTACATAAACTTAAAACTGAAGGTGCTGTAGAAGATGATGACTATATCTTTGTAAAAAGTAACCTAAAGAAAAAGAAAGTGATGCTCAATGAGCTTAAATATATCACTGCTCTTGGAGATTATGTAAAATTAGTTACTGTGCATGATCCTATTGTTGTACTTGCAACGATGAAATCATTTGTAGCACAATTACCACCGGAACGTTTTATGCGTATACATAAGTCTTATATTATTAATATAGACAAGGTAGATAAATACAATAGTAGAAATATTGAGATAGACGGAGAGAAAATTCCTTTATCAAGACATAAAAAGTCAGAACTTATAGATGCATTGTCTGCATAA
- the priA gene encoding primosomal protein N', with amino-acid sequence MPYFIDVILPIPVENTFTYFVSEAEFNYIQKGMRVAVPFGKKKVYASIVKNKHQVAPTIYEAKEIQQILDEDAIVTEEQLKFWSWIADYYMCTEGEVMRAALPKAFLLESETVIRLKEDGFDIDETSLKDDEFLIYEALQHRSELKVHEVMDILDKKKILPSIQRLIDQGLIEMQEEIYEQYVPKLVKFITIAPAYEGEEGLTTVLEELSRAPKQREMVLTFFSLKAKTNKPISSQDLQKASSATASQLKALVDKGVFQTYQKRQDRVGFDGEVFETKVLNEYQQTAYDEIKSHFETKDVALLHGVTASGKTEIYVQLIEEMLDSGNQILYLLPEIALTTQLITRLQTYFGERVAIFHSKYSVNERVEVWNNVLKKLDKAQIIIGARSALLLPFRDLKFIVVDEEHESSFKQYDPAPRYHARDAAIVLGAMFKAKVLLGSATPSIETVYNAQQGKYGYVSLKQRHGGILMPEINLVDIKEKSKKREMTGHFSDTLIRAITDALALGEQVILFQNRRGFSPILECTTCGHAPQCPNCDVSLTYHKYRSQLRCHYCGYNIALQQKCMACGSAELTTKGFGTEQIELELKELYPDKSIARMDSDTTRGKYGFEKLITVFEQEQIDILVGTQMLTKGLDFRNVTLVGIMNADSMLNFPDFRAHERSYQLIAQVSGRAGRTEKQGKVLVQTYNPYHQILQQVSANKFEEMYKEQLEERRNFKYPPFHRLIRITLKHRDYQKIEEASIWLAKALRQTLGADAVLGPETPSVARIRNQYRRNVLIKISRRQKLLETKKAIKRVVTSFNAIAPYRSVRLVIDVDCY; translated from the coding sequence ATGCCTTATTTTATTGATGTTATACTTCCTATCCCTGTAGAGAATACGTTTACGTACTTCGTCTCTGAGGCAGAGTTTAACTATATTCAAAAAGGGATGCGGGTTGCTGTTCCTTTTGGAAAAAAGAAAGTATATGCTTCTATTGTAAAAAACAAGCACCAGGTGGCGCCTACAATTTATGAAGCCAAGGAAATACAGCAAATTCTAGATGAGGACGCGATAGTCACTGAAGAGCAGCTCAAATTCTGGAGTTGGATTGCAGATTACTATATGTGTACCGAAGGAGAGGTCATGCGCGCTGCACTCCCTAAGGCTTTCTTACTGGAAAGCGAGACTGTGATAAGACTTAAGGAAGATGGCTTTGATATAGATGAGACATCGCTTAAGGATGATGAGTTTCTCATATATGAAGCATTACAGCATCGTTCAGAATTAAAGGTTCATGAGGTGATGGATATTCTAGACAAGAAAAAAATTCTTCCTTCTATACAGCGTTTAATTGATCAAGGTTTGATCGAGATGCAAGAAGAGATTTATGAGCAATATGTACCTAAGCTTGTAAAATTTATCACTATTGCCCCAGCATACGAAGGCGAGGAGGGACTTACAACTGTACTAGAGGAATTGTCACGAGCTCCAAAACAACGAGAGATGGTGCTCACATTTTTCTCGCTTAAAGCGAAAACAAATAAACCAATATCATCTCAGGACTTACAAAAAGCATCTAGCGCTACTGCTAGTCAGCTCAAGGCGCTTGTGGATAAAGGTGTTTTTCAAACCTATCAAAAACGACAGGACCGTGTAGGTTTTGACGGCGAAGTTTTTGAAACAAAGGTTCTCAACGAATATCAGCAAACGGCTTATGATGAAATAAAAAGTCATTTTGAAACAAAAGATGTCGCCCTGTTGCATGGAGTAACTGCATCGGGAAAGACAGAAATATATGTGCAGCTCATAGAAGAGATGCTTGATTCTGGTAATCAAATACTGTATTTACTTCCAGAAATAGCACTTACTACGCAGTTGATAACCAGGTTGCAAACCTACTTTGGTGAGCGCGTAGCGATTTTTCACTCCAAATACTCCGTAAACGAGCGAGTAGAGGTGTGGAATAATGTATTGAAAAAGCTAGATAAAGCTCAAATTATTATAGGGGCACGTAGTGCACTTTTATTACCCTTTAGAGACTTAAAATTTATAGTAGTAGATGAGGAGCATGAAAGTAGTTTTAAGCAATACGACCCTGCGCCTAGATATCATGCTCGTGATGCTGCTATTGTGCTAGGAGCAATGTTTAAAGCAAAAGTATTACTTGGGTCTGCAACGCCATCTATAGAAACAGTATACAACGCACAGCAAGGGAAATATGGTTATGTGTCTTTAAAACAAAGACATGGAGGTATTTTAATGCCTGAGATTAATCTTGTAGATATTAAGGAGAAAAGCAAAAAGCGTGAGATGACGGGTCACTTTTCTGACACCTTAATACGCGCAATTACAGATGCACTAGCACTAGGGGAGCAGGTAATTCTCTTTCAAAACCGTAGAGGTTTCTCACCTATACTAGAATGTACTACTTGTGGTCACGCGCCACAATGCCCTAATTGTGATGTAAGTCTTACTTATCATAAATACAGGTCACAGCTACGTTGTCATTATTGTGGTTATAATATCGCTTTACAACAGAAATGTATGGCTTGTGGAAGCGCAGAGCTTACTACTAAGGGTTTTGGTACAGAGCAAATAGAATTAGAACTCAAAGAGCTATATCCAGATAAATCTATTGCAAGAATGGATTCTGATACTACTAGAGGTAAGTATGGATTTGAAAAGCTCATTACTGTCTTTGAGCAAGAGCAAATAGATATTCTTGTAGGTACGCAAATGCTAACTAAAGGTTTAGACTTTAGAAATGTGACTCTTGTGGGTATTATGAATGCAGATAGCATGCTCAATTTTCCAGATTTTAGAGCACATGAACGTAGTTACCAGTTGATTGCACAAGTGTCGGGTAGGGCAGGGCGAACAGAAAAGCAAGGTAAAGTACTCGTGCAGACTTATAATCCTTACCATCAGATCCTACAGCAGGTTTCTGCAAATAAGTTTGAAGAGATGTACAAGGAGCAATTAGAAGAACGACGTAATTTTAAGTATCCACCTTTTCATAGATTGATACGTATTACTTTAAAGCATCGAGATTATCAAAAAATAGAAGAGGCGAGTATCTGGCTCGCAAAAGCATTGCGTCAAACTCTAGGAGCAGACGCGGTATTAGGTCCAGAGACACCTTCTGTAGCAAGAATACGTAACCAGTACAGACGTAATGTATTAATTAAGATAAGCCGCCGCCAGAAACTTTTAGAAACAAAGAAGGCTATAAAGCGTGTTGTCACTAGTTTTAATGCAATCGCTCCTTACAGAAGTGTACGGCTTGTGATAGATGTGGATTGTTATTAG
- a CDS encoding DUF2147 domain-containing protein: MKKHITLLMLLFFAVSIQAQQGTIFGQWKTIDDETGEAMSIIEIYKKDGKVFGKIIDILNPANRDKTCIYCKGEDYDKPLIGLDIIKNLEKDDDEYEGGTIFDPEKGKEYKAKLWIDEDDKNVLNVRGYIAFLFRTQQWVRR, from the coding sequence ATGAAAAAACACATAACCCTACTTATGCTGCTATTTTTTGCAGTGAGCATACAAGCGCAACAAGGAACTATTTTTGGCCAATGGAAAACTATAGATGATGAGACTGGTGAGGCAATGTCTATCATAGAAATCTATAAAAAGGATGGTAAAGTGTTTGGTAAGATTATAGATATATTAAATCCAGCAAATCGTGACAAGACTTGTATTTACTGTAAAGGTGAAGATTATGATAAACCACTCATAGGTCTTGATATCATTAAGAATCTTGAAAAAGATGATGACGAATATGAGGGAGGAACTATTTTTGATCCAGAGAAAGGGAAGGAGTATAAAGCTAAACTGTGGATTGACGAGGATGATAAAAATGTCTTAAACGTTCGTGGTTATATAGCATTCTTGTTTAGAACGCAACAGTGGGTAAGACGTTAA
- a CDS encoding chalcone isomerase family protein: protein MKKYLLALVAVCSLTVSQAQTVVGDATLPNSVTMGGTELILNGAGMREKVVFDLYAGGLYLVSKKSDAAAIINADETMALKLDIVSGMVSSKKMIGAVDDGFDASMNGNTSSLDAKIEQFKGFFSDKIVKTNVFDIAYIKGKGTVVYKNGKELGSIAGLDFKKALFGIWLGNDPADDDLKDAMLGKN, encoded by the coding sequence ATGAAAAAGTATTTATTAGCTTTAGTAGCCGTATGTAGTCTTACAGTTAGCCAGGCACAAACAGTAGTAGGAGATGCAACCTTACCTAACTCAGTAACAATGGGAGGTACAGAACTTATCCTTAATGGTGCTGGTATGAGAGAGAAGGTAGTATTTGACCTTTATGCTGGAGGATTATATCTAGTGTCAAAAAAGAGTGATGCAGCAGCTATTATCAATGCAGACGAGACTATGGCGCTTAAATTAGACATCGTTTCTGGAATGGTTTCTAGTAAGAAAATGATAGGAGCTGTAGATGATGGTTTTGATGCTTCAATGAATGGAAACACAAGTTCGCTAGATGCGAAGATTGAGCAGTTCAAAGGTTTTTTCAGCGATAAAATTGTAAAAACAAACGTTTTTGATATCGCTTATATCAAAGGAAAAGGAACTGTAGTTTACAAAAACGGAAAAGAATTAGGATCTATTGCAGGTCTTGATTTTAAGAAAGCTCTTTTCGGAATCTGGTTAGGTAACGACCCAGCAGATGATGATCTTAAAGATGCGATGTTAGGTAAAAACTAA
- a CDS encoding YihY/virulence factor BrkB family protein, translated as MASDKTIEQRLMRFKPFCWLVSILDSVVIPGFEGMTLLYLLRAYFNGIIQGALGSRASSIAYSFFMAIFPALLFLLNLVPYVPIENFDIKFMAFIYELIPAQSLDFFKPIIIDISQNERAGLASFAGLLALFLTANGVNAIFSGFEGSHYNEISRNFFRQYAVALGTSIILALLLVTTISVVIYFELLLNSLRERDFMSNDMDIALLSIGKNLFLIIMIYSVIATLYYFGTKEGRKSRFFSPGALMTTILFMITTYLFGIYIDNFGTYNELYGSIGALLIMMLYIWLNSNLILLGYELNATLQKLRILHKNPSTN; from the coding sequence ATGGCATCAGATAAGACGATAGAGCAACGTTTAATGAGATTCAAGCCTTTTTGTTGGCTTGTGAGTATCTTGGATAGTGTCGTAATTCCTGGGTTTGAGGGAATGACGCTTCTTTACTTGCTACGCGCTTATTTTAATGGGATTATCCAGGGAGCTCTGGGATCCCGCGCAAGTTCTATTGCTTATAGTTTTTTTATGGCCATTTTTCCAGCTTTGTTATTTTTACTCAATCTAGTGCCATATGTTCCTATTGAGAATTTTGATATCAAGTTCATGGCCTTTATTTATGAGCTCATACCTGCGCAATCCTTAGATTTCTTTAAACCTATCATAATCGATATCTCACAGAATGAGAGAGCAGGTCTTGCTTCCTTTGCTGGTTTGCTAGCCTTGTTTTTAACGGCAAACGGTGTCAATGCTATTTTTAGTGGTTTTGAGGGTTCTCATTATAATGAGATAAGTCGTAATTTCTTTAGGCAATATGCGGTTGCTTTAGGTACTTCTATTATTCTGGCATTGTTGTTGGTTACTACTATATCAGTAGTGATTTATTTTGAATTATTACTTAATTCATTGAGGGAGCGTGACTTTATGAGTAACGATATGGATATCGCGCTATTAAGTATAGGTAAGAACCTGTTTTTAATCATTATGATTTATTCGGTAATTGCTACGCTATATTATTTCGGAACCAAAGAAGGGCGTAAAAGCCGTTTCTTTTCACCAGGAGCATTAATGACAACAATATTATTTATGATAACTACCTACCTATTTGGTATTTATATTGATAATTTTGGCACATATAATGAGTTGTATGGCTCTATTGGTGCATTATTAATAATGATGCTTTATATTTGGTTAAATTCGAACTTGATTTTACTGGGTTATGAGCTTAATGCAACCCTTCAAAAATTACGGATTTTACACAAAAACCCTAGTACAAATTAA
- the nadC gene encoding carboxylating nicotinate-nucleotide diphosphorylase, translating to MISEAQFQIEIEGIIANAIREDLGDGDHSSLACIPATATGKAKLLVKDEGVLAGCAFAKAVFAHVDPSLEVEDVLKDGDAVKYGDIAFYVSGSSQSILKAERLVLNAMQRMSAIATKTKFFVNLLEGTDTKILDTRKTTPGIRALEKWAVKIGGGENHRFALYDMIMLKDNHIDFAGGVTKAILKTVDYLKEEQRDLKIIVEARSLDEIKEILENHEHVYRILIDNFNYEDTRTAVALIGDKCLTESSGGINEETIREYALCGVDYISSGALTHSVYNLDLSLKAV from the coding sequence ATGATTTCAGAAGCACAATTTCAGATTGAGATAGAAGGTATAATTGCAAATGCTATTAGAGAGGATTTAGGTGATGGAGACCATAGCTCACTGGCTTGTATACCAGCCACCGCCACTGGAAAAGCAAAACTACTTGTAAAGGATGAGGGTGTCCTTGCGGGTTGCGCTTTCGCGAAAGCGGTATTTGCACACGTAGATCCTTCATTAGAAGTAGAGGACGTATTAAAGGATGGAGACGCTGTAAAATATGGTGATATTGCATTTTATGTATCTGGTTCAAGCCAAAGCATTCTCAAAGCAGAACGCTTAGTGCTTAATGCTATGCAGCGTATGAGTGCTATTGCGACAAAGACAAAGTTCTTTGTGAACCTTTTAGAAGGAACAGATACTAAAATTCTAGACACAAGAAAGACCACACCAGGAATAAGAGCGCTAGAGAAATGGGCTGTTAAAATAGGTGGTGGTGAGAATCACCGTTTTGCACTGTATGATATGATTATGCTTAAAGATAATCATATTGATTTTGCGGGTGGTGTTACAAAAGCGATTCTCAAAACAGTGGATTACCTTAAGGAAGAGCAGCGAGATCTCAAAATTATAGTCGAAGCTAGAAGTCTGGATGAGATTAAAGAAATACTTGAAAATCACGAGCATGTATATCGCATTCTTATAGATAATTTTAATTATGAGGATACTCGCACAGCAGTAGCATTAATAGGCGATAAATGCCTTACAGAATCTTCTGGTGGTATTAATGAAGAGACGATACGTGAGTACGCTCTTTGTGGTGTAGATTATATTTCTAGTGGAGCGCTCACACACTCTGTCTATAACTTAGATCTTAGTCTGAAAGCAGTTTAA
- the rlmH gene encoding 23S rRNA (pseudouridine(1915)-N(3))-methyltransferase RlmH gives MNIKLLCVGKTDNKQLQALIDTYSKRLNFYVKYSIEILPDIKNVKNLSEQEQKNKEGDLILSKIGPYDHLLLFDENGKTFTSVGFSKFLQKKMNSGIKTLVFVIGGPYGFSQEVYAKAQGKVSLSSMTFSHQMVRLFITEQIYRGYTILKGEPYHHQ, from the coding sequence ATGAATATTAAACTTCTCTGCGTAGGCAAGACCGATAATAAACAGTTGCAAGCACTGATAGACACGTATAGCAAACGGCTCAATTTTTATGTGAAATACTCCATAGAAATTCTCCCGGATATTAAAAATGTCAAAAATCTTAGTGAGCAAGAACAGAAAAACAAGGAAGGCGACCTTATTTTATCTAAAATAGGCCCTTATGATCACCTCTTGCTATTTGATGAAAATGGAAAAACGTTTACAAGCGTAGGCTTTTCAAAATTTCTACAAAAGAAAATGAATAGTGGTATTAAGACCCTAGTCTTTGTTATAGGTGGTCCTTATGGATTTTCTCAAGAGGTTTATGCAAAAGCACAAGGAAAAGTATCCTTATCATCCATGACCTTTTCTCACCAGATGGTTAGACTCTTTATTACCGAGCAAATTTATAGAGGTTATACTATATTAAAAGGGGAACCATATCATCATCAATAA